One genomic segment of Desulfatiglans sp. includes these proteins:
- a CDS encoding nucleotidyltransferase domain-containing protein, with protein MVKEKYTPSEIKKIIHGLVKTLTANSITVDKIVLYGSYAKGTPQPHSDIDLAVISPDFKGKKIMEIQTTLAGLLGQYLSITEVIGYSSDEFLSASPETFIGEIKRTGKIIYAS; from the coding sequence ATGGTTAAAGAAAAATATACTCCATCTGAGATAAAAAAAATTATACATGGTCTCGTGAAAACATTGACTGCAAATAGCATTACTGTAGACAAAATTGTCCTTTATGGTTCTTATGCAAAAGGTACTCCCCAACCTCATTCTGATATTGATCTTGCCGTCATTTCACCGGATTTTAAAGGTAAGAAGATTATGGAAATACAGACGACACTTGCGGGATTGCTGGGGCAATATTTGTCTATAACGGAAGTGATAGGATATTCATCTGATGAATTTCTGTCTGCATCGCCAGAGACATTTATCGGTGAAATAAAAAGAACCGGTAAGATTATTTATGCCTCATAA
- a CDS encoding HEPN domain-containing protein, giving the protein MKKTTLNWIKSADYDLKTAASLLIRKRYLYVVFMCHLTLEKYLRQ; this is encoded by the coding sequence ATGAAAAAGACAACACTCAATTGGATTAAATCCGCAGATTACGATCTTAAGACCGCTGCTTCTTTATTAATCAGGAAAAGGTATCTATACGTTGTTTTTATGTGTCATTTGACTCTGGAAAAATATTTAAGGCAATAG
- a CDS encoding efflux RND transporter periplasmic adaptor subunit, translating to MKMNQSVIGVLLIICIAFSGFLSGCSRDEGRDDKIEFLVPVTVSTVGKMDVEEKITATGTLRTTKVARLEVETGGILEFLTNKEGRRYREGDSVKAGDVIARITGDDVRLAARKEATLQRFETAKDEYESTKKLYDDGFKSRAELLKMQSGLEDARIDYEKSLNAEKRSQLTTPIDGIILRLARDRDNQSQPIAVGQYVNPGFEVARIAPTDILVADVDLVAQDVARVTEGLPARVKNYAWKNEEFNGRVVRLDPVIDPVTRALKAEIEVENHDAKLRPGMFVEVTIIREQKKDVPAVPREAVVNRGGKWVVFVLSGQRVVRKDVLLGLGDDNIVEIREGLSGGERVVTRGLETLEDQTRVRVTGTN from the coding sequence ATGAAAATGAATCAGTCTGTTATTGGGGTTTTATTAATTATCTGCATCGCCTTTTCAGGTTTTCTTTCAGGGTGTTCACGTGACGAGGGCCGTGACGACAAGATAGAATTCCTTGTGCCTGTAACCGTTTCAACGGTAGGCAAGATGGATGTTGAAGAGAAAATAACTGCAACAGGCACCCTTCGCACCACAAAGGTGGCGCGGCTGGAGGTGGAGACAGGGGGCATACTTGAATTTTTGACAAATAAAGAGGGCAGGCGTTACAGGGAAGGGGACAGTGTAAAGGCAGGCGATGTAATCGCCCGTATAACAGGCGATGATGTGCGCCTTGCTGCTAGAAAAGAGGCGACCCTGCAGAGATTTGAGACTGCAAAGGATGAATATGAATCAACAAAAAAGCTCTATGATGACGGGTTCAAAAGCAGGGCGGAGTTGCTCAAGATGCAGTCAGGCCTTGAGGATGCAAGGATTGACTATGAAAAGAGCCTTAATGCTGAAAAACGAAGTCAGCTCACCACCCCCATTGATGGTATTATTCTGAGGCTTGCAAGGGACAGGGATAACCAGAGCCAGCCCATTGCTGTAGGGCAGTATGTAAACCCCGGATTTGAGGTTGCGCGCATAGCGCCAACCGATATCCTTGTCGCGGATGTGGATCTTGTTGCACAGGATGTGGCAAGGGTGACAGAAGGGTTGCCCGCAAGGGTCAAAAACTATGCATGGAAGAATGAGGAGTTTAATGGCAGGGTTGTCAGGCTTGATCCTGTAATAGACCCGGTCACAAGGGCGCTAAAGGCCGAAATAGAGGTGGAGAACCATGATGCAAAATTGAGGCCAGGCATGTTTGTTGAGGTAACCATTATCAGGGAACAGAAAAAAGATGTACCCGCTGTTCCCCGTGAGGCGGTTGTAAACAGGGGCGGCAAATGGGTTGTATTTGTACTCAGCGGGCAGAGGGTCGTAAGAAAGGATGTGCTCCTTGGTCTGGGTGATGATAATATTGTTGAGATCCGTGAAGGGCTCTCCGGGGGCGAAAGGGTAGTCACAAGGGGCCTTGAGACACTGGAAGATCAGACACGCGTCCGTGTTACAGGAACCAATTAA
- a CDS encoding tetratricopeptide repeat protein, with protein MIILENFGRGALRKPLTALFIFASLSISASPLLADSGKGAATVPLTIQTDPDLYDLRYTNSVLKTPDDKQLAYINYMLSTINISNGDYIAAIESLKKVMEYDPESAYLKKRMALLLTETRNPELALKYAEESLKLNPGDIETRLLIADLYGMGGDTEKAIEQYKEVITIDPLNQRVKMAYSTVLARAGMFDEAMAQLDTLTDEYPEMFFAHYYKAKIYQAMNNFDMAEKEYLAALSINDALEPALFDLAGLYYIQGKLEEAANTYQDLLKMDPSNRLARERLLGIYELLGKKDDIASMMDEIKENSFPGDRSRQAIGLFYLQSGRLSESINELDMIVTAWPDDQKSRYYLALAYEQNNQFEEALYHFRMIPEGNELYVNARLHTAYLLNRMGKTDEAVEILRKGIEYKRDEIDFYTLLSSIYESKEDYVKAQEALDEGLTIEGEDIDLIYRLGTLLDRKENKDEAIAQMRRVLELDPDNADAMNYIGYTYAEQNVNLDEALILIQKAINIKPDNGYYIDSLGWVYYRQGQYDLALTSLEKAFSLIEGGDPTIAEHLGDVYMKMDNLKMSLEMYQKALSLKHQDPDAINKKIEDVKKKLE; from the coding sequence ATGATTATCTTAGAAAATTTTGGGCGAGGCGCTTTAAGAAAACCATTAACTGCTCTATTTATTTTTGCATCCTTATCTATAAGCGCCTCTCCTCTATTAGCAGATTCAGGCAAGGGCGCTGCAACTGTGCCCCTAACCATTCAGACCGATCCCGATCTATATGACCTTAGATATACAAATTCCGTCTTGAAAACCCCTGACGATAAGCAGCTTGCATATATAAATTACATGCTCTCAACCATTAATATCTCAAATGGTGACTACATTGCAGCCATTGAGAGCCTTAAGAAGGTGATGGAGTATGACCCTGAGTCGGCATATCTTAAAAAAAGAATGGCCCTCCTTTTAACCGAGACAAGGAACCCTGAACTTGCACTTAAATATGCGGAAGAAAGCCTTAAACTCAATCCGGGTGATATTGAAACGAGGCTTCTCATTGCCGACCTTTACGGTATGGGTGGAGATACTGAAAAGGCTATAGAGCAGTATAAAGAGGTTATAACCATTGACCCGCTAAACCAGAGGGTAAAGATGGCATACTCAACTGTCCTTGCCAGGGCAGGTATGTTTGATGAGGCAATGGCGCAGCTTGACACCCTTACAGATGAATATCCTGAAATGTTTTTTGCCCATTACTACAAGGCAAAGATATATCAGGCAATGAACAATTTTGATATGGCAGAAAAGGAATACCTTGCCGCCCTTTCCATAAACGATGCACTGGAACCGGCCCTTTTTGATCTTGCCGGTCTCTACTATATACAGGGGAAGCTTGAAGAAGCAGCTAATACCTACCAGGACCTTTTAAAAATGGACCCTTCAAACAGACTCGCAAGAGAGCGTCTGCTGGGGATATATGAACTCCTTGGAAAAAAGGATGATATTGCATCCATGATGGATGAGATAAAAGAGAACTCCTTCCCTGGGGACCGGAGCCGACAGGCAATAGGCCTTTTTTATCTTCAGAGCGGAAGGCTATCTGAATCCATAAATGAGCTTGACATGATTGTAACCGCATGGCCTGATGACCAGAAATCCCGTTACTATCTGGCGCTTGCCTATGAGCAAAACAACCAGTTTGAGGAGGCGCTCTACCATTTCAGGATGATCCCGGAAGGAAATGAGCTTTATGTAAACGCCAGGCTGCACACGGCATACCTTTTAAACAGAATGGGAAAGACAGATGAGGCCGTGGAGATATTAAGAAAAGGGATTGAGTATAAAAGGGATGAAATTGATTTTTATACCCTGCTCTCCTCCATATATGAATCAAAGGAGGATTATGTAAAGGCGCAAGAGGCACTGGATGAAGGGCTTACGATTGAAGGGGAGGATATTGACCTGATCTACCGCCTCGGCACACTCCTTGACAGGAAAGAGAACAAGGATGAAGCCATTGCGCAGATGAGAAGGGTGCTTGAACTTGACCCTGATAATGCAGATGCCATGAACTACATCGGCTACACCTATGCGGAACAGAATGTAAACCTTGATGAGGCATTAATACTTATACAGAAGGCCATAAATATCAAGCCTGATAACGGCTATTATATAGACAGCCTGGGCTGGGTATATTATCGGCAGGGGCAATATGACCTTGCACTTACCTCCCTAGAAAAGGCATTTTCCCTTATTGAAGGGGGAGACCCCACAATAGCAGAGCACCTCGGGGATGTTTATATGAAGATGGATAACCTTAAGATGTCCCTTGAGATGTATCAGAAGGCACTCAGCCTTAAGCATCAGGACCCGGATGCAATCAACAAAAAGATAGAAGATGTGAAAAAAAAGCTGGAATAA
- a CDS encoding HEPN domain-containing protein has translation MSFDSGKIFKAIVSERTNDLPPYTHNLNRLLEIGDIKLPVDMQLFINAINLQSVPIRYPDDFTRLSNEFNSKTAAEYIRQTKRIIRWLKKNILHLR, from the coding sequence GTGTCATTTGACTCTGGAAAAATATTTAAGGCAATAGTCTCCGAAAGGACAAATGATTTACCGCCTTACACTCATAACCTTAATCGACTTTTGGAAATTGGCGACATTAAATTACCGGTAGATATGCAGTTATTCATAAATGCGATAAATCTTCAAAGTGTTCCTATCCGTTATCCTGATGATTTCACGAGGTTATCAAATGAGTTTAACAGCAAAACAGCCGCTGAATATATACGGCAAACAAAAAGGATTATAAGATGGTTAAAGAAAAATATACTCCATCTGAGATAA
- a CDS encoding ATP-binding cassette domain-containing protein — MGETGRDISIHIEKVRHVYKGGNAAINGIDLDIHTGLFGMLGPNGAGKSTLMRIICSLLVPTEGHVIVGGYDVVKERRHVRRMLGYLPQDFNAWRLHRVEEVLETLAILSGLENNIDRKSRVEEILTLVGLLEVSHRKVKSLSGGMVRRLGVAQALIHDPKVLIVDEPTVGLDPEERIHFRQLMAKMGKERIIILSTHIVGDLGAGCHDLALIDRGRLKFRGSPEELIAHAKGAVFEMHLEGNRAELSDQYEIVSQEVKLGRTIIRAVSKMGSIPDGAVPVDNPTLEEAYLAFMASKSVKEAAKGGGA; from the coding sequence ATGGGTGAAACAGGGAGGGATATTTCAATACATATTGAGAAGGTCAGGCATGTTTATAAGGGCGGAAACGCTGCCATAAATGGAATAGACCTAGATATACATACCGGGCTTTTCGGTATGCTGGGCCCCAACGGTGCAGGCAAAAGCACGCTCATGCGCATTATTTGCAGCCTTCTTGTGCCAACAGAGGGGCATGTTATTGTGGGAGGGTATGATGTGGTTAAGGAGCGGAGGCATGTAAGGAGGATGCTCGGTTATCTTCCGCAGGACTTCAATGCATGGAGGCTCCACAGGGTGGAAGAGGTACTTGAGACACTGGCCATTTTATCCGGCCTTGAGAATAATATTGATAGAAAAAGCAGGGTGGAGGAGATACTCACGCTGGTGGGGCTCTTAGAGGTCTCTCACAGAAAGGTTAAAAGCCTTTCAGGCGGCATGGTGAGGAGGCTGGGCGTTGCCCAGGCACTTATACATGACCCGAAGGTATTGATAGTTGATGAACCGACAGTCGGGCTTGACCCTGAAGAGCGTATTCACTTTCGTCAGTTGATGGCAAAGATGGGGAAGGAGCGGATCATTATTCTCTCAACCCATATCGTAGGAGACCTGGGCGCAGGGTGCCATGATCTTGCCCTTATTGACCGGGGCAGGCTTAAGTTCAGGGGCAGCCCTGAAGAGCTTATAGCGCATGCAAAGGGGGCTGTATTTGAGATGCATCTGGAGGGTAACAGGGCAGAGCTTTCCGATCAGTATGAGATTGTATCCCAGGAGGTTAAGCTTGGCAGGACGATCATACGGGCAGTATCCAAAATGGGGTCGATCCCGGATGGCGCAGTCCCGGTTGATAACCCGACACTGGAGGAGGCATATCTCGCCTTTATGGCCTCAAAGAGTGTAAAAGAGGCGGCAAAAGGAGGGGGAGCATAA
- a CDS encoding DUF4115 domain-containing protein, whose translation METENNLENSGREEISIGPLLKSEREKRGISRSCLSETIKIREPIIEALENEDWEKLPARVLIKGFIRSYTIAVGCDTRKAIRLFEKCVPSGGEENVRPLIRKKKKGKTIYYVITLLLLLAAVIYYLNLYGRIVVGDKTHQPENEQEAHVTETDTGYSPQTKAEEPVQTLNETFSESTTEYLTEGARPEANINEEVDQPESFQPEESTPVEKILAQVTSPPENASDTQAAAGKILTATVSMRAWVKVIADDTAPKEYIFQPGTKHSWTAERGFDVTVGNAGGVEFTFNGETSNNLGAPGEVKKLRFPDDFQTKWEE comes from the coding sequence ATGGAAACAGAAAACAATCTTGAAAACAGCGGCAGGGAAGAGATCAGCATAGGCCCACTCCTTAAGTCTGAAAGGGAAAAAAGGGGAATATCCAGAAGCTGCTTGTCTGAGACTATAAAAATAAGGGAGCCTATTATAGAAGCGCTTGAGAATGAGGATTGGGAGAAGCTGCCGGCAAGGGTTCTGATCAAGGGGTTTATCCGTTCATACACCATTGCTGTCGGCTGTGATACCAGAAAGGCAATAAGGCTTTTTGAAAAATGTGTGCCCTCCGGTGGTGAAGAGAATGTCAGACCTCTTATCCGTAAGAAAAAGAAAGGTAAAACCATATATTATGTCATTACCCTGTTATTATTACTTGCAGCAGTGATCTATTATCTCAATCTGTATGGAAGGATAGTTGTTGGGGATAAAACCCATCAGCCTGAAAACGAACAGGAGGCCCATGTTACAGAAACTGACACGGGATATTCGCCACAGACAAAGGCTGAGGAGCCTGTACAGACGCTTAATGAAACATTTTCCGAATCAACAACCGAGTATCTGACAGAGGGCGCCAGACCAGAGGCGAATATAAATGAGGAGGTGGATCAACCAGAGAGTTTCCAGCCAGAAGAGTCTACTCCCGTGGAAAAGATCCTGGCTCAGGTAACTTCCCCACCTGAAAACGCCTCGGATACGCAGGCTGCAGCCGGTAAAATCCTTACTGCGACAGTAAGCATGAGGGCATGGGTTAAAGTAATAGCAGATGATACCGCACCAAAGGAATACATCTTTCAACCGGGGACAAAACATTCCTGGACAGCCGAAAGAGGTTTTGATGTTACGGTCGGAAATGCCGGTGGTGTAGAGTTTACATTTAATGGCGAGACAAGCAACAATCTCGGGGCGCCTGGAGAGGTAAAAAAACTGCGGTTCCCCGATGATTTTCAGACTAAATGGGAAGAATAA
- a CDS encoding RNA polymerase factor sigma-32 — protein MTQDITEQVPYEEESLDKNLSTASEERALVPYDPLQLYLYEIKKYRLLTKEEETELAIRVKENNDEDAAYRLITSNLRLVVKIAMDFHRYWTKSLLDLIQEGNLGLIQAVKKFDPYRGIKFSYYSSYWIKAYMLSFIMKNWKLVKIGTTQTQRKLFYNLAKEREKLLSQGTMPETHLLAERLSVKEEDIEEMTQRLGGGEVSINAPVGDGGKEEYSSFLPDERLDTDDQLSEMQGRNVLLAKLEEYRKTLKGKELDIFENRIMTDTPATLQELGDKYNISRERVRQIQARIVSNIKQWLSDEIPDFDEQYSDFIK, from the coding sequence ATGACTCAGGATATAACCGAACAGGTACCATATGAAGAGGAAAGCCTGGACAAGAACCTTTCTACAGCAAGTGAGGAGAGGGCGCTTGTCCCATATGACCCGCTTCAGCTATACCTTTATGAGATAAAAAAATACAGGCTCCTTACCAAGGAGGAGGAGACAGAGCTCGCAATAAGGGTCAAGGAGAACAATGATGAGGATGCGGCCTACAGGCTTATTACCAGCAATCTCAGGCTTGTTGTAAAAATCGCAATGGATTTTCACAGGTACTGGACCAAGAGCCTTCTTGATCTGATCCAGGAGGGTAACCTGGGCCTTATCCAGGCGGTCAAAAAATTTGACCCATATAGAGGCATCAAATTTTCATACTACTCATCATACTGGATAAAGGCATACATGCTCTCCTTTATCATGAAAAACTGGAAGCTTGTAAAGATAGGCACCACCCAAACCCAGAGAAAACTTTTCTATAACCTTGCAAAGGAAAGGGAAAAGCTCCTGTCACAGGGCACGATGCCCGAGACCCATCTGCTGGCAGAACGCCTTAGCGTTAAGGAGGAGGATATTGAGGAGATGACCCAGAGGCTCGGGGGTGGAGAGGTTAGCATCAATGCCCCTGTGGGTGATGGCGGGAAGGAGGAGTACAGCTCCTTTCTGCCCGACGAAAGGCTTGATACTGATGACCAGCTGTCCGAGATGCAGGGTCGAAACGTGCTTCTTGCAAAGCTGGAGGAATACAGAAAGACCCTTAAAGGGAAGGAACTTGATATCTTTGAAAACCGCATAATGACCGACACCCCTGCTACGCTTCAGGAACTTGGAGACAAGTACAACATTTCAAGGGAGAGGGTGCGGCAGATACAGGCAAGGATAGTATCAAATATTAAACAGTGGCTCTCAGACGAGATCCCTGACTTTGATGAACAATACTCTGATTTTATAAAATAG
- a CDS encoding tyrosine--tRNA ligase, with protein MKEIFDILKERGFIEQHTDESELRELFKKSVTCYVGFDPTGKSLHIGHLLPVMALTHIQRAGHRPIAVVGGGTTLVGDPSGKTEMRPIMPRDEIESNALSIKKQLMRFLDFDMGRALMVNNADWLTKLNYIDFLRDIGRHFSVNRMLTAESYKMRLETGLSFIEFNYMLLQAYDFWHLFKHYDCRLQMGGSDQWGNIVAGTDLIRRLERDSAHCITFPLITTASGAKMGKTAKGAVWLDSEMTSPYEYYQYWINQEDTDIKRFLFLFTFLPVDEVERLGSLEGADIRQAKEILAFEATKICHGEQDALKARNAAKELFGNGEQGISDSVPEYQIDKAALEKGIPAFILFEQAGLCNTRSDARRLIMQGGGYINNEKIEAFDQIIDMKNEKDGAMLLRAGKKRYMKVSTS; from the coding sequence GTGAAAGAGATATTTGATATATTAAAGGAAAGAGGCTTCATCGAACAGCATACTGATGAAAGTGAACTAAGAGAGTTGTTTAAAAAATCTGTAACATGCTATGTCGGTTTTGACCCCACAGGAAAGAGCCTGCACATAGGGCACCTGCTCCCTGTGATGGCGCTTACACACATACAGCGTGCGGGCCATAGACCCATTGCGGTTGTTGGCGGTGGGACAACCCTTGTTGGCGACCCGAGCGGTAAGACAGAGATGCGGCCAATCATGCCAAGGGATGAGATAGAGAGTAACGCCCTGAGTATAAAAAAGCAGCTCATGCGATTCCTTGATTTTGATATGGGCAGGGCACTGATGGTAAACAATGCAGACTGGCTTACAAAGCTGAACTATATCGACTTTTTAAGGGATATAGGCAGGCATTTCAGCGTAAACAGGATGCTTACGGCAGAAAGCTATAAAATGAGGCTGGAGACAGGCTTAAGCTTTATCGAATTTAATTATATGCTCCTTCAGGCATATGATTTCTGGCACCTGTTTAAGCATTATGATTGCAGGCTCCAGATGGGGGGGAGCGACCAGTGGGGCAACATTGTTGCGGGCACTGATCTTATAAGGAGGCTTGAAAGGGATTCTGCCCACTGCATCACCTTTCCCCTTATTACTACAGCTTCAGGCGCCAAAATGGGTAAAACAGCCAAGGGTGCGGTATGGCTTGACTCTGAAATGACAAGCCCATATGAATATTACCAGTACTGGATCAACCAGGAAGATACAGATATTAAAAGATTTCTTTTTCTTTTTACATTCCTTCCGGTCGATGAGGTGGAGCGCCTGGGGAGCCTTGAGGGTGCAGATATCAGGCAGGCTAAGGAGATACTTGCCTTTGAGGCGACAAAGATATGCCACGGTGAACAAGATGCGCTCAAGGCAAGGAACGCGGCAAAGGAGCTTTTTGGTAATGGTGAGCAGGGGATAAGCGATTCTGTACCTGAGTACCAGATTGACAAGGCTGCTCTTGAAAAGGGGATACCTGCATTTATCCTTTTTGAACAGGCAGGTCTGTGCAATACCCGATCAGATGCGCGACGCCTCATCATGCAGGGAGGCGGGTACATCAATAATGAAAAGATCGAGGCATTTGACCAGATTATTGATATGAAGAATGAGAAGGATGGGGCAATGCTCTTGAGGGCAGGGAAAAAACGTTATATGAAGGTATCCACATCCTGA